In Papaver somniferum cultivar HN1 chromosome 1, ASM357369v1, whole genome shotgun sequence, a genomic segment contains:
- the LOC113279983 gene encoding putative transcription elongation factor SPT5 homolog 1 isoform X7 translates to MKMSNKTLAQHRHDEDDSDEDEDEEGEFDVAEYERRGFSKSSAGGDSSHKLRRLDSLYDSSADEYDSEDEDEDEDEEREEDEMYSSSGRKRKRHSSNPFIDDQAIVATDDEDDDYERGEVDRDFIEPDENIPEEHEATRMQHRRMLPQEDEEVDVDEFERRIRQRYSSQSYLEEGIDEISDVEQQALLPSIKDPKLWMVKCAMGREREAAVCLMQKRIDRGHREMQIRSVISPHYLKNYIYVEADKSAHVIEACKGLRILNTTKVMLVPIKEMTDVLLIEGNPIDTAKDMWVRLRIGIYKGALAKVVNVSDVRRKVMVKLIPRVDLQAIADKLEGRKVSKKAYIPSPRLMKIDEARNLNIPVDYRTGRSTNIQFCVIDGKMFKDGFLYKTVSMRSIDYQNIQPTFSELEKFCETGHGVVGSMSTSPRNRKKSHFMKGDAVIVVKGDLKNLMGWVEKVEEDNVHIRPKVKGLCTTVAVNEKYVCKSFKPGDHVKVVFGAHKGVTGMVIKVNSNVLIILSDATKEDIRVFAEHAVDSSEVTTGVTKVGDYELHDLVMLDNTCFGVIIRLESQTLQILLGDPDRPDVARVKMREIKYKIQRRNTALDQSNNTVSVKDVVKILMGPCKGKQGPVEHIFRGTLFINDRHHMEHSGFICVRAQSCIVMGGSPAKVSLSSRFGSSTDAARIAPSPRRFPSGGPPFDSGGRQKSGQRGHDSFVGSTIKIRIGHYKGCRGRVVSVKGQSVRVELESQMKTVLVNRDEISAIPDVSTSLSEPPQHGIGSETPIHRAQTPTHSYATPTRNEGGTPRHSGTWTPLRDQAWNPEATTTPSGEKWEDGNPGSWGTIPPTQTTPLGRSNKAPSAGSDWGNWGDGDCGSRGTVPPAQPATPFARSNEAPSTGTGWGNWGDGNRGSPGTIPPAQQTTSLACSNEAPSAGSDWGNWGDGNHGSRGTVPPAQATPLARSNEAPSTGTGWGSWGDGNRGSPGTIPPAQATPLARSNEAPSTGSSWGTWGDGNPGSRGTIPPAQQAPPLSRSNEAPGTGSGWGNWGNGNPGSRGTVPPAQQAPPLSRSNEAPSTSSGLGNWGDGNRGSKGSSPQCGQGTPRAHSNEAPALAQSTGSGWGGKKKLGRWKCFHPCL, encoded by the exons ATGAAAATGTCAAATAAAACCCTAGCTCAGCATCGCCATGACGAAGATGATAGTGAtgaagacgaagacgaagaaggagAGTTTGATGTTGCTGAGTATGAGAGAAGAGGTTTTAGTAAAAGTAGTGCTGGTGGTGATTCCAGTCACAAACTAAGGAGATTAGATTCTCTATATGATAGTAGTGCAGATGAATATGATAGTGaggatgaagacgaagatgaagacgaagagaGAGAGGAAGATGAAATGTATTCCTCCTCTGGTAGAAAGCGGAAGAGACATAGTTCTAATCCTTTTATTGATGATCAAGCTATTGTTGctactgatgatgaagatgatgattatgaaAGAGGAGAAGTTGATCGTG ATTTCATAGAGCCTGATGAAAACATACCGGAAGAACATGAGGCCACAAGGATGCAACATCGTCGTATGTTACCTCAAGAGGATGAAGAAGTAGATGTTGATGAATTTGAGAGAAGAATTCGCCAACGGTATTCCAGTCAATCCTACTTAGAAGAAGGTATTGATGAAATTAGTGACGTTGAGCAGCAAGCTCTTTTGCCATCAATTAAGGATCCAAAGTTGTGGATGGTGAAATGCGCA ATGGGTCGTGAGCGAGAGGCAGCTGTTTGCCTTATGCAGAAACGTATTGATCGAGGTCATCGTGAAATGCAGATAAGATCTGTCATCTCTCCTCATTATCTTAAGAACTATATTTACGTTGAGGCTGATAAGTCAGCCCATGTGATAGAG GCTTGCAAAGGTCTCAGGATCTTAAATACTACAAAAGTAATGCTTGTTCCGATAAAAGAAATGACAGATGTGCTTTTAATAGAAGGCAATCCCATAGATACTGCAAAGGATATGTGGGTGCGACTGAGGATCGGGATATATAAAGGGGCTCTTGCAAAA GTTGTTAATGTGTCTGATGTACGACGAAAGGTTATGGTTAAGCTAATCCCACGGGTTGATTTGCAAGCCATTGCTGATAAACTG GAAGGTAGGAAAGTCTCGAAAAAGGCATATATACCCTCTCCACGCCTCATGAAAATAGATGAAGCAAG GAACCTTAATATACCAGTCGACTATAGAACGGGACGAAGCACTAATATTCAATTCTGTGTAATTGATGGAAAGATGTTTAAAgacggtttcctatataaaactgTATCAATGAGATCAATAGATTATCAAAACATTCAACCAACCTTTAGTGAGCTTGAGAAATTTTGTGAGACTGGGCATGGAGTTGTGGGTAGTATGTCCACTTCACCTAGAAACAGGAAAAAAAGCCACTTTATGAAGGGTGATGCTGTCATTGTTGTTAAAGGAGATCTCAAAAATCTGATGGGATGGGTTGAAAAAGTTGAGGAAGATAACGTCCATATTAGGCCAAAAGTGAAGGGCCTGTGT ACAACAGTTGCTGTGAATGAAAAATATGTTTGCAAATCCTTCAAGCCCGGGGATCATGTGAAGGTTGTCTTTGGTGCTCACAAGGGTGTAACCGGTATGGTTATTAAGGTTAACAGTAATGTACTCATCATTCTATCTGACGCAACTAAAGAAGAC ATCCGTGTCTTTGCTGAACATGCTGTGGACAGCTCTGAAGTAACTACTGGGGTTACCAAAGTTGGGGATTATGAGTTGCATGACCTTGTCATGCTTGA TAACACGTGCTTTGGAGTAATAATACGTTTAGAGAGTCAAACACTCCAGATACTGCTGGGAGATCCAGATAGACCTGATGTTGCACGAGTGAAGATGAGGGAGATCAAATACAAGATTCAGAGGAGGAATACTGCTCTAGATCAATCGAACAATACTGTGTCTGTGAAAGATGTTGTGAAGATTCTAATGGGCCCTTGCAAA GGAAAACAAGGTCCTGTAGAACACATATTTAGAGGAACATTGTTCATAAATGACCGCCATCACATGGAGCATTCTGGTTTTATCTGTGTGAGAGCACAATCTTGTATAGTGATGGGTGGCTCACCTGCCAAG GTTTCCCTGTCCTCGAGATTTGGAAGTTCTACAGATGCAGCTCGCATCGCCCCTTcaccaagaagatttcctagtgGAGGACCTCCATTTGACT CTGGAGGAAGACAGAAGAGTGGACAGCGAGGGCATGATTCTTTTGTTGGTAGTACCATAAAAATTCGTATTGGTCACTATAAGGGATGTCGCGGTCGTGTTGTAAGTGTTAAGGGCCAATCAGTTCGAGTTGAACTGGAATCTCAAATGAAAACTGTACTAG TTAACCGTGACGAGATATCTGCTATCCCAGATGTTTCTACTTCATTAAG TGAACCACCTCAACATGGTATAGGAAGTGAGACACCTATACATCGCGCACAAACTCCGACACACTCATATGCCACTCCTACGAGAAATGAAGGAG GAACACCAAGACATAGTGGTACCTGGACTCCCCTGCGTGATCAAGCTTGGAATCCTGAAGCTACCACAACTCCATCCGG ggaaaaatggGAAGATGGAAATCCTGGCTCGTGGGGAACCATTCCACCAACTCAA ACAACTCCTCTTGGACGTTCAAATAAAGCACCAAGTGCAGGTTCTGATTGGGGCAACTGGGGAGATGGAGATTGTGGCTCGCGGGGAACTGTTCCACCAGCTCAA CCGGCAACTCCTTTCGCACGTTCAAATGAAGCACCAAGCACAGGTACCGGTTGGGGCAACTGGGGAGATGGAAATCGTGGTTCGCCGGGAACCATTCCACCAGCTCAA CAGACAACTTCTCTTGCATGTTCAAATGAAGCACCAAGCGCAGGTTCTGATTGGGGCAACTGGGGAGATGGAAATCATGGCTCGCGGGGAACTGTTCCACCAGCTCAA GCAACTCCTCTTGCACGTTCAAATGAAGCACCAAGCACAGGTACCGGTTGGGGCAGCTGGGGAGATGGAAATCGTGGCTCGCCGGGAACCATTCCACCAGCTCAA GCAACTCCTCTTGCACGTTCAAATGAAGCACCAAGCACAGGTTCCAGTTGGGGCACCTGGGGAGATGGAAATCCTGGCTCGCGGGGAACCATTCCACCAGCTCAA CAGGCACCCCCTCTTTCACGTTCAAATGAAGCACCAGGCACAGGTTCCGGTTGGGGCAACTGGGGAAATGGAAATCCTGGCTCGCGGGGAACCGTTCCACCAGCTCAA CAGGCACCTCCTCTTTCACGTTCAAATGAAGCACCAAGCACAAGTTCCGGTTTGGGCAACTGGGGAGATGGGAACCGTGGCTCGAAGGGAAGCAGTCCACAATGCGGC CAGGGAACTCCTCGAGCGCATTCAAATGAAGCACCAGCACTAGCACAGAGCACAGGTTCAGGCTGGGGAGGTAAAAAAAAGTTGGGAAGATGGAAATGTTTCCACCCATGTTTGTGA
- the LOC113279983 gene encoding putative transcription elongation factor SPT5 homolog 1 isoform X5 → MKMSNKTLAQHRHDEDDSDEDEDEEGEFDVAEYERRGFSKSSAGGDSSHKLRRLDSLYDSSADEYDSEDEDEDEDEEREEDEMYSSSGRKRKRHSSNPFIDDQAIVATDDEDDDYERGEVDRDFIEPDENIPEEHEATRMQHRRMLPQEDEEVDVDEFERRIRQRYSSQSYLEEGIDEISDVEQQALLPSIKDPKLWMVKCAMGREREAAVCLMQKRIDRGHREMQIRSVISPHYLKNYIYVEADKSAHVIEACKGLRILNTTKVMLVPIKEMTDVLLIEGNPIDTAKDMWVRLRIGIYKGALAKVVNVSDVRRKVMVKLIPRVDLQAIADKLEGRKVSKKAYIPSPRLMKIDEARNLNIPVDYRTGRSTNIQFCVIDGKMFKDGFLYKTVSMRSIDYQNIQPTFSELEKFCETGHGVVGSMSTSPRNRKKSHFMKGDAVIVVKGDLKNLMGWVEKVEEDNVHIRPKVKGLCTTVAVNEKYVCKSFKPGDHVKVVFGAHKGVTGMVIKVNSNVLIILSDATKEDIRVFAEHAVDSSEVTTGVTKVGDYELHDLVMLDNTCFGVIIRLESQTLQILLGDPDRPDVARVKMREIKYKIQRRNTALDQSNNTVSVKDVVKILMGPCKGKQGPVEHIFRGTLFINDRHHMEHSGFICVRAQSCIVMGGSPAKVSLSSRFGSSTDAARIAPSPRRFPSGGPPFDSGGRQKSGQRGHDSFVGSTIKIRIGHYKGCRGRVVSVKGQSVRVELESQMKTVLVNRDEISAIPDVSTSLSEPPQHGIGSETPIHRAQTPTHSYATPTRNEGGTPRHSGTWTPLRDQAWNPEATTTPSGEKWEDGNPGSWGTIPPTQTTPLGRSNKAPSAGSDWGNWGDGDCGSRGTVPPAQPATPFARSNEAPSTGTGWGNWGDGNRGSPGTIPPAQQTTSLACSNEAPSAGSDWGNWGDGNHGSRGTVPPAQQATPLARSNEAPSTGTGWGSWGDGNRGSPGTIPPAQQATPLARSNEAPSTGSSWGTWGDGNPGSRGTIPPAQQAPPLSRSNEAPGTGSGWGNWGNGNPGSRGTVPPAQAPPLSRSNEAPSTSSGLGNWGDGNRGSKGSSPQCGQGTPRAHSNEAPALAQSTGSGWGGKKKLGRWKCFHPCL, encoded by the exons ATGAAAATGTCAAATAAAACCCTAGCTCAGCATCGCCATGACGAAGATGATAGTGAtgaagacgaagacgaagaaggagAGTTTGATGTTGCTGAGTATGAGAGAAGAGGTTTTAGTAAAAGTAGTGCTGGTGGTGATTCCAGTCACAAACTAAGGAGATTAGATTCTCTATATGATAGTAGTGCAGATGAATATGATAGTGaggatgaagacgaagatgaagacgaagagaGAGAGGAAGATGAAATGTATTCCTCCTCTGGTAGAAAGCGGAAGAGACATAGTTCTAATCCTTTTATTGATGATCAAGCTATTGTTGctactgatgatgaagatgatgattatgaaAGAGGAGAAGTTGATCGTG ATTTCATAGAGCCTGATGAAAACATACCGGAAGAACATGAGGCCACAAGGATGCAACATCGTCGTATGTTACCTCAAGAGGATGAAGAAGTAGATGTTGATGAATTTGAGAGAAGAATTCGCCAACGGTATTCCAGTCAATCCTACTTAGAAGAAGGTATTGATGAAATTAGTGACGTTGAGCAGCAAGCTCTTTTGCCATCAATTAAGGATCCAAAGTTGTGGATGGTGAAATGCGCA ATGGGTCGTGAGCGAGAGGCAGCTGTTTGCCTTATGCAGAAACGTATTGATCGAGGTCATCGTGAAATGCAGATAAGATCTGTCATCTCTCCTCATTATCTTAAGAACTATATTTACGTTGAGGCTGATAAGTCAGCCCATGTGATAGAG GCTTGCAAAGGTCTCAGGATCTTAAATACTACAAAAGTAATGCTTGTTCCGATAAAAGAAATGACAGATGTGCTTTTAATAGAAGGCAATCCCATAGATACTGCAAAGGATATGTGGGTGCGACTGAGGATCGGGATATATAAAGGGGCTCTTGCAAAA GTTGTTAATGTGTCTGATGTACGACGAAAGGTTATGGTTAAGCTAATCCCACGGGTTGATTTGCAAGCCATTGCTGATAAACTG GAAGGTAGGAAAGTCTCGAAAAAGGCATATATACCCTCTCCACGCCTCATGAAAATAGATGAAGCAAG GAACCTTAATATACCAGTCGACTATAGAACGGGACGAAGCACTAATATTCAATTCTGTGTAATTGATGGAAAGATGTTTAAAgacggtttcctatataaaactgTATCAATGAGATCAATAGATTATCAAAACATTCAACCAACCTTTAGTGAGCTTGAGAAATTTTGTGAGACTGGGCATGGAGTTGTGGGTAGTATGTCCACTTCACCTAGAAACAGGAAAAAAAGCCACTTTATGAAGGGTGATGCTGTCATTGTTGTTAAAGGAGATCTCAAAAATCTGATGGGATGGGTTGAAAAAGTTGAGGAAGATAACGTCCATATTAGGCCAAAAGTGAAGGGCCTGTGT ACAACAGTTGCTGTGAATGAAAAATATGTTTGCAAATCCTTCAAGCCCGGGGATCATGTGAAGGTTGTCTTTGGTGCTCACAAGGGTGTAACCGGTATGGTTATTAAGGTTAACAGTAATGTACTCATCATTCTATCTGACGCAACTAAAGAAGAC ATCCGTGTCTTTGCTGAACATGCTGTGGACAGCTCTGAAGTAACTACTGGGGTTACCAAAGTTGGGGATTATGAGTTGCATGACCTTGTCATGCTTGA TAACACGTGCTTTGGAGTAATAATACGTTTAGAGAGTCAAACACTCCAGATACTGCTGGGAGATCCAGATAGACCTGATGTTGCACGAGTGAAGATGAGGGAGATCAAATACAAGATTCAGAGGAGGAATACTGCTCTAGATCAATCGAACAATACTGTGTCTGTGAAAGATGTTGTGAAGATTCTAATGGGCCCTTGCAAA GGAAAACAAGGTCCTGTAGAACACATATTTAGAGGAACATTGTTCATAAATGACCGCCATCACATGGAGCATTCTGGTTTTATCTGTGTGAGAGCACAATCTTGTATAGTGATGGGTGGCTCACCTGCCAAG GTTTCCCTGTCCTCGAGATTTGGAAGTTCTACAGATGCAGCTCGCATCGCCCCTTcaccaagaagatttcctagtgGAGGACCTCCATTTGACT CTGGAGGAAGACAGAAGAGTGGACAGCGAGGGCATGATTCTTTTGTTGGTAGTACCATAAAAATTCGTATTGGTCACTATAAGGGATGTCGCGGTCGTGTTGTAAGTGTTAAGGGCCAATCAGTTCGAGTTGAACTGGAATCTCAAATGAAAACTGTACTAG TTAACCGTGACGAGATATCTGCTATCCCAGATGTTTCTACTTCATTAAG TGAACCACCTCAACATGGTATAGGAAGTGAGACACCTATACATCGCGCACAAACTCCGACACACTCATATGCCACTCCTACGAGAAATGAAGGAG GAACACCAAGACATAGTGGTACCTGGACTCCCCTGCGTGATCAAGCTTGGAATCCTGAAGCTACCACAACTCCATCCGG ggaaaaatggGAAGATGGAAATCCTGGCTCGTGGGGAACCATTCCACCAACTCAA ACAACTCCTCTTGGACGTTCAAATAAAGCACCAAGTGCAGGTTCTGATTGGGGCAACTGGGGAGATGGAGATTGTGGCTCGCGGGGAACTGTTCCACCAGCTCAA CCGGCAACTCCTTTCGCACGTTCAAATGAAGCACCAAGCACAGGTACCGGTTGGGGCAACTGGGGAGATGGAAATCGTGGTTCGCCGGGAACCATTCCACCAGCTCAA CAGACAACTTCTCTTGCATGTTCAAATGAAGCACCAAGCGCAGGTTCTGATTGGGGCAACTGGGGAGATGGAAATCATGGCTCGCGGGGAACTGTTCCACCAGCTCAA CAGGCAACTCCTCTTGCACGTTCAAATGAAGCACCAAGCACAGGTACCGGTTGGGGCAGCTGGGGAGATGGAAATCGTGGCTCGCCGGGAACCATTCCACCAGCTCAA CAGGCAACTCCTCTTGCACGTTCAAATGAAGCACCAAGCACAGGTTCCAGTTGGGGCACCTGGGGAGATGGAAATCCTGGCTCGCGGGGAACCATTCCACCAGCTCAA CAGGCACCCCCTCTTTCACGTTCAAATGAAGCACCAGGCACAGGTTCCGGTTGGGGCAACTGGGGAAATGGAAATCCTGGCTCGCGGGGAACCGTTCCACCAGCTCAA GCACCTCCTCTTTCACGTTCAAATGAAGCACCAAGCACAAGTTCCGGTTTGGGCAACTGGGGAGATGGGAACCGTGGCTCGAAGGGAAGCAGTCCACAATGCGGC CAGGGAACTCCTCGAGCGCATTCAAATGAAGCACCAGCACTAGCACAGAGCACAGGTTCAGGCTGGGGAGGTAAAAAAAAGTTGGGAAGATGGAAATGTTTCCACCCATGTTTGTGA
- the LOC113279983 gene encoding putative transcription elongation factor SPT5 homolog 1 isoform X29, translating to MKMSNKTLAQHRHDEDDSDEDEDEEGEFDVAEYERRGFSKSSAGGDSSHKLRRLDSLYDSSADEYDSEDEDEDEDEEREEDEMYSSSGRKRKRHSSNPFIDDQAIVATDDEDDDYERGEVDRDFIEPDENIPEEHEATRMQHRRMLPQEDEEVDVDEFERRIRQRYSSQSYLEEGIDEISDVEQQALLPSIKDPKLWMVKCAMGREREAAVCLMQKRIDRGHREMQIRSVISPHYLKNYIYVEADKSAHVIEACKGLRILNTTKVMLVPIKEMTDVLLIEGNPIDTAKDMWVRLRIGIYKGALAKVVNVSDVRRKVMVKLIPRVDLQAIADKLEGRKVSKKAYIPSPRLMKIDEARNLNIPVDYRTGRSTNIQFCVIDGKMFKDGFLYKTVSMRSIDYQNIQPTFSELEKFCETGHGVVGSMSTSPRNRKKSHFMKGDAVIVVKGDLKNLMGWVEKVEEDNVHIRPKVKGLCTTVAVNEKYVCKSFKPGDHVKVVFGAHKGVTGMVIKVNSNVLIILSDATKEDIRVFAEHAVDSSEVTTGVTKVGDYELHDLVMLDNTCFGVIIRLESQTLQILLGDPDRPDVARVKMREIKYKIQRRNTALDQSNNTVSVKDVVKILMGPCKGKQGPVEHIFRGTLFINDRHHMEHSGFICVRAQSCIVMGGSPAKVSLSSRFGSSTDAARIAPSPRRFPSGGPPFDSGGRQKSGQRGHDSFVGSTIKIRIGHYKGCRGRVVSVKGQSVRVELESQMKTVLVNRDEISAIPDVSTSLSEPPQHGIGSETPIHRAQTPTHSYATPTRNEGGTPRHSGTWTPLRDQAWNPEATTTPSGEKWEDGNPGSWGTIPPTQTTPLGRSNKAPSAGSDWGNWGDGDCGSRGTVPPAQPATPFARSNEAPSTGTGWGNWGDGNRGSPGTIPPAQQTTSLACSNEAPSAGSDWGNWGDGNHGSRGTVPPAQQAPPLSRSNEAPGTGSGWGNWGNGNPGSRGTVPPAQAPPLSRSNEAPSTSSGLGNWGDGNRGSKGSSPQCGQGTPRAHSNEAPALAQSTGSGWGGKKKLGRWKCFHPCL from the exons ATGAAAATGTCAAATAAAACCCTAGCTCAGCATCGCCATGACGAAGATGATAGTGAtgaagacgaagacgaagaaggagAGTTTGATGTTGCTGAGTATGAGAGAAGAGGTTTTAGTAAAAGTAGTGCTGGTGGTGATTCCAGTCACAAACTAAGGAGATTAGATTCTCTATATGATAGTAGTGCAGATGAATATGATAGTGaggatgaagacgaagatgaagacgaagagaGAGAGGAAGATGAAATGTATTCCTCCTCTGGTAGAAAGCGGAAGAGACATAGTTCTAATCCTTTTATTGATGATCAAGCTATTGTTGctactgatgatgaagatgatgattatgaaAGAGGAGAAGTTGATCGTG ATTTCATAGAGCCTGATGAAAACATACCGGAAGAACATGAGGCCACAAGGATGCAACATCGTCGTATGTTACCTCAAGAGGATGAAGAAGTAGATGTTGATGAATTTGAGAGAAGAATTCGCCAACGGTATTCCAGTCAATCCTACTTAGAAGAAGGTATTGATGAAATTAGTGACGTTGAGCAGCAAGCTCTTTTGCCATCAATTAAGGATCCAAAGTTGTGGATGGTGAAATGCGCA ATGGGTCGTGAGCGAGAGGCAGCTGTTTGCCTTATGCAGAAACGTATTGATCGAGGTCATCGTGAAATGCAGATAAGATCTGTCATCTCTCCTCATTATCTTAAGAACTATATTTACGTTGAGGCTGATAAGTCAGCCCATGTGATAGAG GCTTGCAAAGGTCTCAGGATCTTAAATACTACAAAAGTAATGCTTGTTCCGATAAAAGAAATGACAGATGTGCTTTTAATAGAAGGCAATCCCATAGATACTGCAAAGGATATGTGGGTGCGACTGAGGATCGGGATATATAAAGGGGCTCTTGCAAAA GTTGTTAATGTGTCTGATGTACGACGAAAGGTTATGGTTAAGCTAATCCCACGGGTTGATTTGCAAGCCATTGCTGATAAACTG GAAGGTAGGAAAGTCTCGAAAAAGGCATATATACCCTCTCCACGCCTCATGAAAATAGATGAAGCAAG GAACCTTAATATACCAGTCGACTATAGAACGGGACGAAGCACTAATATTCAATTCTGTGTAATTGATGGAAAGATGTTTAAAgacggtttcctatataaaactgTATCAATGAGATCAATAGATTATCAAAACATTCAACCAACCTTTAGTGAGCTTGAGAAATTTTGTGAGACTGGGCATGGAGTTGTGGGTAGTATGTCCACTTCACCTAGAAACAGGAAAAAAAGCCACTTTATGAAGGGTGATGCTGTCATTGTTGTTAAAGGAGATCTCAAAAATCTGATGGGATGGGTTGAAAAAGTTGAGGAAGATAACGTCCATATTAGGCCAAAAGTGAAGGGCCTGTGT ACAACAGTTGCTGTGAATGAAAAATATGTTTGCAAATCCTTCAAGCCCGGGGATCATGTGAAGGTTGTCTTTGGTGCTCACAAGGGTGTAACCGGTATGGTTATTAAGGTTAACAGTAATGTACTCATCATTCTATCTGACGCAACTAAAGAAGAC ATCCGTGTCTTTGCTGAACATGCTGTGGACAGCTCTGAAGTAACTACTGGGGTTACCAAAGTTGGGGATTATGAGTTGCATGACCTTGTCATGCTTGA TAACACGTGCTTTGGAGTAATAATACGTTTAGAGAGTCAAACACTCCAGATACTGCTGGGAGATCCAGATAGACCTGATGTTGCACGAGTGAAGATGAGGGAGATCAAATACAAGATTCAGAGGAGGAATACTGCTCTAGATCAATCGAACAATACTGTGTCTGTGAAAGATGTTGTGAAGATTCTAATGGGCCCTTGCAAA GGAAAACAAGGTCCTGTAGAACACATATTTAGAGGAACATTGTTCATAAATGACCGCCATCACATGGAGCATTCTGGTTTTATCTGTGTGAGAGCACAATCTTGTATAGTGATGGGTGGCTCACCTGCCAAG GTTTCCCTGTCCTCGAGATTTGGAAGTTCTACAGATGCAGCTCGCATCGCCCCTTcaccaagaagatttcctagtgGAGGACCTCCATTTGACT CTGGAGGAAGACAGAAGAGTGGACAGCGAGGGCATGATTCTTTTGTTGGTAGTACCATAAAAATTCGTATTGGTCACTATAAGGGATGTCGCGGTCGTGTTGTAAGTGTTAAGGGCCAATCAGTTCGAGTTGAACTGGAATCTCAAATGAAAACTGTACTAG TTAACCGTGACGAGATATCTGCTATCCCAGATGTTTCTACTTCATTAAG TGAACCACCTCAACATGGTATAGGAAGTGAGACACCTATACATCGCGCACAAACTCCGACACACTCATATGCCACTCCTACGAGAAATGAAGGAG GAACACCAAGACATAGTGGTACCTGGACTCCCCTGCGTGATCAAGCTTGGAATCCTGAAGCTACCACAACTCCATCCGG ggaaaaatggGAAGATGGAAATCCTGGCTCGTGGGGAACCATTCCACCAACTCAA ACAACTCCTCTTGGACGTTCAAATAAAGCACCAAGTGCAGGTTCTGATTGGGGCAACTGGGGAGATGGAGATTGTGGCTCGCGGGGAACTGTTCCACCAGCTCAA CCGGCAACTCCTTTCGCACGTTCAAATGAAGCACCAAGCACAGGTACCGGTTGGGGCAACTGGGGAGATGGAAATCGTGGTTCGCCGGGAACCATTCCACCAGCTCAA CAGACAACTTCTCTTGCATGTTCAAATGAAGCACCAAGCGCAGGTTCTGATTGGGGCAACTGGGGAGATGGAAATCATGGCTCGCGGGGAACTGTTCCACCAGCTCAA CAGGCACCCCCTCTTTCACGTTCAAATGAAGCACCAGGCACAGGTTCCGGTTGGGGCAACTGGGGAAATGGAAATCCTGGCTCGCGGGGAACCGTTCCACCAGCTCAA GCACCTCCTCTTTCACGTTCAAATGAAGCACCAAGCACAAGTTCCGGTTTGGGCAACTGGGGAGATGGGAACCGTGGCTCGAAGGGAAGCAGTCCACAATGCGGC CAGGGAACTCCTCGAGCGCATTCAAATGAAGCACCAGCACTAGCACAGAGCACAGGTTCAGGCTGGGGAGGTAAAAAAAAGTTGGGAAGATGGAAATGTTTCCACCCATGTTTGTGA